From one Lotus japonicus ecotype B-129 chromosome 3, LjGifu_v1.2 genomic stretch:
- the LOC130747472 gene encoding glycine-rich RNA-binding protein-like, which translates to MADVEYRCFVGGLAWTTDSHTLEQAFSSYGEIIDSKVVNDRETGRSRGFGFVTFTSEEAMRSAIEGMNGNELDGRNITVNEAQARGGGGGGGGRGGGGYGGGGGRREGGYGGGGGSRGYGGGGGGYGGGGGGGYGGRREGGYGGDGGGSRYGSGGGGGGGNWRS; encoded by the exons ATGGCCGATGTTGAGTACCGTTGCTTCGTCGGTGGTCTTGCCTGGACCACCGATAGCCATACCCTTGAGCAAGCTTTCTCCTCCTACGGCGAAATCATTGATTCTAAG GTTGTCAACGATCGTGAGACTGGAAGGTCAAGGGGATTTGGATTCGTGACCTTCACTTCTGAGGAGGCTATGAGGAGCGCGATCGAGGGGATGAACGGCAATGAGCTTGACGGCCGTAACATCACTGTGAATGAAGCCCAGGCTCGCGGCGgaggcggcggcggtggcggtCGTGGAGGAGGTGGATATGGAGGCGGCGGCGGTCGTCGTGAAGGTGGATatggcggtggcggtggatCTCGCGGCTATGGAGGCGGTGGCGGTGGATATGGAGGAGGAGGCGGCGGTGGTTATGGTGGTCGTCGTGAAGGTGGatatggtggtgatggtggtggctcCCGCTATGgcagcggcggtggtggcggcggtggaaACTGGAGGAGCTAG
- the LOC130747473 gene encoding glycine-rich RNA-binding, abscisic acid-inducible protein-like has translation MASADVEYRCFVGGLAWATDSEGLEKAFSTYGEIVDSKVVNDRETGRSRGFGFVTFASEQSMKDAIEGMNGQDIDGRNVTVNEAQARGRGGGGGGGGYGGGRREGGYGGGGGSRYSGGGGGGYGGSGGGGYGGRREGGGGGYGGSREGGGGSRYSSGGSWRD, from the exons ATGGCTTCTGCAGATGTTGAGTACCGTTGCTTCGTTGGTGGGCTCGCCTGGGCCACTGACAGCGAAGGCTTGGAGAAAGCTTTCTCTACCTATGGCGAAATTGTTGATTCGAAG GTTGTGAACGATCGTGAGACTGGAAGATCTAGGGGATTCGGATTCGTGACGTTCGCGTCGGAGCAGTCGATGAAGGATGCGATCGAGGGGATGAACGGCCAGGACATTGACGGCCGTAATGTTACCGTGAATGAAGCCCAGGCTCGCGGCCGTggaggcggcggcggtggtggtggatacGGCGGTGGTCGTCGTGAAGGTGgatacggtggtggtggtggtagccgTTAtagcggtggtggcggtggaggctATGGTGGTAGCGGAGGAGGAGGATACGGCGGTCGTcgtgaaggtggtggtggtggttatgGTGGCAGTCGCGAAGGCGGCGGTGGATCTCGCTACTCTAGCGGTGGAAGCTGGAGGGATTAG
- the LOC130747471 gene encoding subtilisin-like protease SBT1.7, translated as MIILYFLFLILCDVSLARNVKTTSNQNQKSTYIVHVAKSQMPKSFGHHSAWFESTLKSVSDSAKMIYTYEKAIHGFSTRLTPEEARFLQSKNEILKVLPDEIYKLHTTRTPLFLGLDKIAASISTQSNIGHSDVIIGVIDTGVWPESKSFDDTGYEPIPSTWKGKCEVGANFTTANCNKKLIGARFYNSGAGSMEFLSPRDDNGHGTHTTSTIAGSPVQNASLFGYAAGTARGMAPRARVAVYKVCWKDGCAISDVLAAIDQAIIDNVNVLSLSLGGDSSDYSHDSLAIGAFSAMEHGIVVSCSGGNNGPEPSSITNVAPWIITVGAGTIDRDFPAYVSLGNGKNYSGVSLYGGKKLPDKPVLPLIFGGECESESFLKQKVKGNIVVCDRGLNDMVFKSIKLKFAGGLGMVLANDAANTGNLKADPFVLPGLMVDAKAGEAIKQYLTSDPKPIATIVFEGTKVGIEPSPIVARFSSRGPNPITNKILKPDLIAPGVNILASFSRNVSPSSLDFDERRVDFNILSGTSMSCPHVSGIAALIKSVHPDWSPAAIRSALMTTAYSTYKNGKPLLDSATGKPGTPFDFGAGHVDPVSALNPGLIYDLTANDHLDFLCSLNYTPEMIELVAKRKYVCDGKIHYFNYPSFVVIFEAGNNDTQVKQMRTLTNVGAAGTYKVSVQTDIPGVKIIVEPEVLSFGVNEKKSYTITFTASGVKQQQTPGFGHLEWSNGKNIVRSPIVFSWDQ; from the coding sequence ATGATCATTCTCTATTTTTTGTTTCTTATTCTCTGTGATGTGTCTCTGGCGAGAAATGTGAAGACCACATCAAATCAAAACCAAAAGAGTACTTACATAGTACATGTTGCAAAATCCCAAATGCCAAAAAGCTTCGGTCACCACTCGGCTTGGTTCGAATCAACTTTGAAGTCAGTTTCTGACTCAGCGAAAATGATTTACACCTATGAGAAAGCTATTCATGGATTCTCAACAAGGTTAACACCAGAGGAAGCTCGTTTCTTGCAAAGCAAAAACGAGATTCTAAAGGTGCTGCCAGATGAAATCTACAAGCTCCATACAACTCGAACCCCACTTTTCCTCGGGCTCGATAAAATCGCTGCAAGCATATCCACCCAATCCAATATAGGACATAGTGATGTCATCATCGGAGTCATAGACACAGGTGTTTGGCCTGAGAGCAAGAGCTTTGACGACACCGGGTACGAACCCATCCCCAGCACCTGGAAAGGAAAATGCGAGGTAGGTGCAAATTTCACAACCGCCAACTGCAACAAGAAACTAATCGGTGCCAGGTTCTATAATAGTGGCGCCGGTTCTATGGAGTTTCTCTCTCCGCGCGACGATAATGGTCACGGCACCCACACTACCAGCACTATTGCGGGCTCTCCTGTGCAAAACGCGAGCCTCTTCGGTTACGCTGCTGGAACGGCGCGTGGCATGGCCCCGCGCGCTAGAGTTGCCGTCTACAAGGTTTGTTGGAAGGATGGTTGTGCTATATCTGACGTATTGGCTGCGATAGACCAAGCCATCATTGACAACGTGAATGTCCTTTCTTTGTCGCTCGGAGGCGATTCGTCTGATTACTCCCATGATAGCCTTGCGATTGGAGCATTTTCGGCAATGGAGCATGGGATTGTTGTGTCTTGCTCCGGCGGGAACAATGGTCCTGAACCCTCTTCTATCACTAATGTGGCACCTTGGATTATCACGGTGGGAGCAGGCACAATCGATCGAGATTTCCCTGCTTACGTTAGCCTCGGAAATGGAAAAAACTATTCTGGTGTGTCCCTTTACGGTGGCAAAAAATTGCCAGATAAACCTGTTTTGCCACTCATCTTTGGCGGGGAGTGTGAGTCAGAAAGCTTTTTGAAGCAAAAAGTCAAGGGAAATATTGTGGTGTGTGATCGCGGATTAAACGATATGGTGTTTAAATCAATAAAGCTGAAATTCGCAGGTGGTTTAGGTATGGTGTTGGCCAACGACGCAGCTAATACAGGGAATCTGAAGGCAGATCCATTTGTTTTGCCAGGACTTATGGTGGACGCAAAAGCAGGCGAAGCCATCAAGCAGTACTTGACTTCTGATCCGAAACCGATAGCAACGATTGTGTTTGAGGGAACAAAGGTCGGGATCGAGCCTTCCCCTATTGTTGCACGGTTCAGCTCTAGGGGCCCAAATCCTATCACCAACAAAATATTGAAGCCTGATTTGATCGCGCCAGGTGTCAACATCTTAGCTTCATTTTCCAGGAATGTGAGTCCAAGTTCTTTAGATTTTGATGAAAGGAGAGTGGATTTCAACATCTTGTCAGGAACGTCCATGTCATGCCCTCATGTGAGTGGGATTGCGGCTCTGATCAAGTCGGTTCATCCAGATTGGAGCCCTGCCGCCATTCGGTCTGCGCTGATGACAACAGCTTATTCAACCTACAAGAATGGTAAGCCATTGTTGGATAGTGCAACTGGAAAACCAGGGACACCGTTTGATTTTGGTGCAGGACATGTGGACCCTGTTTCTGCACTTAATCCAGGGCTTATTTATGATTTGACTGCAAATGATCATCTGGATTTTCTCTGTTCGTTAAACTACACACCCGAAATGATTGAACTCGTGGCGAAGAGAAAATACGTGTGCGATGGAAAGATACACTACTTTAATTACCCTTCATTTGTTGTGATTTTTGAAGCTGGTAACAATGATACACAGGTTAAGCAAATGCGAACTCTCACTAATGTGGGTGCTGCGGGAACGTACAAGGTATCAGTTCAGACAGATATCCCAGGCGTCAAGATCATAGTTGAACCGGAAGTGTTGAGTTTCGGGGTAAATGAGAAAAAATCCTATACTATTACATTCACTGCATCAGGTGTGAAGCAGCAGCAAACTCCAGGTTTTGGACATTTGGAGTGGTCTAATGGAAAGAACATTGTTCGAAGTCCTATCGTATTTAGTTGGGACCAATGA